From the Amycolatopsis thermoflava N1165 genome, one window contains:
- a CDS encoding galactose oxidase-like domain-containing protein, translated as MQTDFTAVPDWFPWENSGASIATAGGDVVLLMVDNPPGRNAAFYRVGRGLDQTGALTGGWTGWRQVPDWFSWQNDAAGVAVADVNGDGEPDLIVYLIDAPDGPNQAFYRVGWSLDRDTGAVTGGWTPWQPVPDWFAWLNAGGDITVARTAAGLQLVVFMVDAPAGANAGFYRSGTLNPDGVVTDWRPWRAVPDWGFWENQGAAVAVADLDGDGNDELIVLTVDNPAGQNRALCTIGWRLDDEVRPADGWGPWLPVPDWGFWENQGCGLAVAGFGGEPHFVVLAVDNPAGQNAALHRLLHPLTDLHMAPDMGVWRLLERDSGTLAVHAALLRTGDVLFFAGSSNDPDRHNAHLYGTTVWHYPGDEVEQPHTPVDLFCVGHAFLPDGRLLAAGGTGQYDPFFGLRQSIVFDPDTLTWTAQPDMAGGRWYPSLLALGDGRVLAVAGLDESGMLNTVPEVYTGGAGWTTRPGSAHWPMYGHLFLLADGRVFYSGGQYGSNNGVRPSVWDLASNEVTDVPGLPGAGLRNQSASVLLPPAQDQRVMIVGGGPWDMHDHSGATTSAAIADLSAAAPRYTPAADLHMARMHLCATLLPDRTVLVNGGSMMEEHVDAAALGAEIFDPASGAWTMAAESRVPRLYHSVALLMPDGKVVTAGSNPARKTEEMRIEVFWPPYLFAGPRPLVVVTTPEVHYGDTLEAGVPDPADIASASLIRPVATTHSSELEQRLVDLPVTVTGEDTLGLRLPASANLAPPGWYLLTVVNHVGVPSPAVWVRLS; from the coding sequence GTGCAGACCGATTTCACCGCCGTGCCGGACTGGTTCCCGTGGGAGAACAGCGGCGCGTCGATCGCCACCGCGGGCGGGGACGTCGTGCTCCTGATGGTCGATAACCCGCCCGGCCGCAACGCCGCCTTCTACCGCGTCGGGCGCGGGCTGGACCAAACCGGCGCCCTGACCGGCGGGTGGACCGGCTGGCGGCAGGTTCCGGACTGGTTCTCCTGGCAGAACGACGCGGCCGGGGTCGCCGTGGCAGACGTGAACGGCGACGGCGAGCCCGACCTGATCGTCTACCTGATCGACGCGCCGGACGGCCCGAACCAGGCGTTCTACCGCGTCGGCTGGTCCCTCGACCGGGACACCGGCGCGGTCACCGGCGGCTGGACACCCTGGCAGCCGGTGCCGGACTGGTTCGCCTGGCTCAACGCGGGCGGGGACATCACCGTCGCCCGCACCGCCGCCGGCCTGCAGCTGGTCGTGTTCATGGTCGACGCGCCGGCGGGCGCGAACGCCGGTTTCTACCGCAGCGGCACGCTGAACCCGGACGGCGTGGTGACGGACTGGCGGCCGTGGCGTGCGGTGCCCGACTGGGGGTTCTGGGAGAACCAGGGCGCGGCCGTGGCGGTCGCGGATCTCGACGGGGACGGCAACGACGAGCTGATCGTCCTGACCGTCGACAACCCGGCCGGCCAGAACCGCGCGCTGTGCACGATCGGCTGGCGGCTCGACGACGAGGTGCGTCCCGCGGACGGCTGGGGACCGTGGCTCCCGGTGCCGGACTGGGGGTTCTGGGAGAACCAGGGCTGCGGCCTCGCCGTCGCCGGTTTCGGCGGCGAACCGCACTTCGTCGTGCTGGCGGTGGACAACCCGGCCGGGCAGAACGCCGCGCTGCACCGGTTGCTGCACCCGCTCACCGACCTGCACATGGCGCCCGACATGGGGGTCTGGCGCCTGCTCGAACGCGACTCCGGCACCCTCGCTGTGCACGCCGCCCTCCTGCGCACCGGGGACGTGCTGTTCTTCGCCGGGTCGAGCAACGACCCGGACCGGCACAACGCGCACCTCTACGGCACCACGGTCTGGCACTACCCGGGTGATGAGGTCGAACAGCCGCACACGCCGGTCGACCTGTTCTGCGTCGGCCACGCGTTCCTGCCCGACGGCAGGCTCCTCGCCGCCGGGGGCACCGGGCAGTACGACCCGTTCTTCGGGCTGCGGCAGTCGATCGTGTTCGACCCGGACACGCTGACCTGGACGGCGCAACCGGACATGGCGGGCGGCCGGTGGTACCCGTCGCTGCTCGCGCTGGGCGACGGGCGGGTTCTCGCCGTCGCCGGGCTCGACGAGTCCGGCATGCTCAACACCGTCCCCGAGGTCTACACCGGCGGCGCAGGCTGGACCACGCGGCCCGGGTCGGCGCACTGGCCGATGTACGGGCACCTGTTCCTGCTCGCCGACGGTCGCGTGTTCTACAGCGGCGGCCAGTACGGCAGCAACAACGGGGTGCGGCCGAGCGTGTGGGACCTGGCTTCCAACGAGGTGACCGACGTGCCGGGCCTGCCCGGCGCCGGGCTGCGCAACCAGTCGGCGAGCGTGCTGCTGCCGCCGGCGCAGGACCAGCGGGTGATGATCGTCGGCGGCGGGCCGTGGGACATGCACGACCACTCCGGCGCGACCACGTCGGCCGCCATCGCCGATCTGTCCGCGGCCGCGCCCCGCTACACGCCCGCGGCTGACCTGCACATGGCGCGGATGCATCTGTGCGCGACGCTGCTGCCGGACCGGACGGTGCTGGTCAACGGCGGCTCGATGATGGAGGAGCACGTCGACGCGGCGGCGCTGGGCGCCGAGATCTTCGACCCGGCGAGCGGGGCGTGGACGATGGCCGCGGAGAGCCGGGTGCCGCGGCTGTACCACTCGGTCGCGCTGCTGATGCCGGACGGCAAGGTCGTGACCGCGGGCTCCAACCCGGCGCGCAAGACCGAGGAGATGCGCATCGAGGTGTTCTGGCCGCCGTACCTGTTCGCCGGCCCGCGTCCGCTGGTCGTCGTGACCACACCGGAGGTGCACTACGGCGACACGCTGGAGGCCGGCGTCCCGGACCCGGCGGACATCGCGAGCGCGTCGCTGATCCGCCCCGTCGCGACCACGCACTCCAGCGAGCTGGAGCAGCGGCTGGTGGATCTGCCGGTAACGGTGACGGGAGAGGACACGCTCGGGTTGCGGCTGCCCGCGTCGGCGAACCTGGCGCCGCCCGGCTGGTACCTGCTGACGGTGGTGAACCACGTGGGAGTCCCGTCACCCGCGGTGTGGGTGCGGCTGAGCTGA
- a CDS encoding MFS transporter yields the protein MANPSAPPWRTEITRTQWLVLLGTTMGWALDGFAGSLYSLILGPAMTELLPHSGIAPATGSIGLYGGITVALFLFGWGTGGILFGILADYFGRVRVLSAGIVTYAVFTALAAFADTWWQLGVLRFVAGLGSGVEAPVGAALVAEVWRNRYRARACGVMMSGYAFGFFIASLAYAVLGGHGWRLMMGIAVLPALLVYFIRRHVPEPPEIKGSIAARRERRARGHRTEQDRFVLRRLLTRPLLKHTLVGTALATGSLVAFWSVSTWYPQVIRQAATAAQLTPATANERVALASMLFNAGGVLGYATWGFLADAIGRRKAFAASFAVSAVSVGFLFPFSPGWAVFLAVIPLAGFGLYGALSGILVYGPELFPPSVRATGMALYNGIGRYLTAAGPLVAGVVAASWFGGDLGLATTCVVAVGMLGAIGLFFAPETRGAPLPADPVQPGPVPASEEIH from the coding sequence ATGGCCAACCCCTCCGCGCCACCGTGGCGCACCGAGATCACCCGCACCCAGTGGCTGGTCCTGCTGGGCACCACGATGGGCTGGGCCCTCGACGGGTTCGCGGGCAGCCTGTACTCCCTGATCCTCGGCCCGGCTATGACCGAGCTACTGCCGCACAGCGGGATCGCGCCGGCCACCGGCAGCATCGGGCTCTACGGCGGCATCACCGTCGCGTTGTTCCTGTTCGGCTGGGGCACCGGCGGGATCCTGTTCGGGATCCTCGCCGACTACTTCGGCCGCGTCCGCGTGCTGTCCGCGGGCATCGTGACGTACGCGGTGTTCACCGCGCTGGCCGCCTTCGCCGACACCTGGTGGCAGCTGGGTGTCCTGCGGTTCGTCGCCGGCCTCGGGTCCGGGGTGGAGGCGCCGGTCGGCGCCGCGCTCGTGGCCGAGGTCTGGCGCAACCGCTACCGGGCGCGGGCCTGCGGCGTGATGATGTCCGGCTACGCGTTCGGCTTCTTCATCGCCTCGCTGGCCTACGCGGTGCTCGGCGGCCACGGCTGGCGGCTGATGATGGGCATCGCCGTGCTGCCCGCGCTGCTGGTGTACTTCATCCGCCGCCACGTGCCGGAACCGCCGGAGATCAAGGGCTCCATCGCCGCCCGCCGGGAACGCCGCGCCCGCGGCCACCGCACCGAGCAGGACCGCTTCGTGCTGCGCCGGCTGCTGACCCGGCCGCTGCTCAAGCACACCCTGGTCGGCACCGCGCTGGCCACCGGGTCGCTGGTGGCCTTCTGGAGCGTGTCCACCTGGTACCCGCAGGTGATCCGCCAGGCAGCGACCGCGGCCCAGCTGACGCCCGCGACGGCCAACGAACGCGTCGCGCTGGCCTCGATGCTGTTCAACGCCGGTGGCGTGCTCGGCTACGCCACCTGGGGGTTCCTGGCCGACGCGATCGGCCGCCGGAAAGCGTTCGCGGCCAGTTTCGCGGTCTCCGCGGTGAGTGTGGGGTTCCTGTTCCCGTTCTCGCCCGGCTGGGCCGTGTTCCTCGCCGTCATCCCGCTCGCGGGCTTCGGCCTCTACGGCGCGCTGTCCGGGATCCTCGTCTACGGCCCGGAGCTGTTCCCGCCGAGCGTCCGCGCCACCGGGATGGCGCTCTACAACGGCATCGGGCGCTACCTCACCGCGGCCGGACCGCTGGTGGCCGGTGTGGTGGCCGCGTCCTGGTTCGGCGGTGACCTCGGTCTGGCCACCACGTGCGTCGTCGCCGTCGGGATGCTCGGCGCCATCGGGCTGTTCTTCGCGCCGGAGACCCGCGGCGCGCCCCTGCCCGCCGATCCGGTCCAGCCCGGCCCGGTTCCCGCTTCGGAGGAGATCCACTGA
- a CDS encoding metal-dependent hydrolase family protein, whose amino-acid sequence MTRTIFRGGTVFDAASRTAGPADVAVENGWITDVGTGLDGDEEVDCAGRGVLPGLIDCHVHLTMTGADLFAAAQEPFSLQFYEGARNMARTLAAGVTTVRDAAGADLGMRVAQERGLIPGPRMQISLNMLSQTGGHGDPWWPSTCVVDLLPPHPGRPPVIVDGPEEIRRKIRELVRAGADVIKVATSGGVVSSGAGPRIPHFRDDEIAMMVTEASAAGLHVMAHAHGEGAKAAVRNGVRSIEHGHFLDDETLEMMAARGTWLVPTLSAGVGLRQAVEAGVPYPDHIAEKIRQRSGDSVRRAVEAGVRIAMGTDAPLYPHGENLLELELLVEHGLSPAGALHAATLSAAELMGLESTLGSIAPGKRADLVIVDGDPLDVRDLGKRILAVYQDGRAVHVADRDVPD is encoded by the coding sequence ATGACACGCACCATCTTCCGCGGCGGCACGGTGTTCGACGCCGCCTCCCGCACCGCCGGTCCCGCCGACGTGGCGGTCGAGAACGGCTGGATCACCGACGTCGGCACCGGCCTCGACGGTGACGAGGAGGTCGACTGCGCCGGCCGCGGGGTGCTGCCCGGGCTGATCGACTGCCACGTCCACCTCACCATGACCGGCGCGGACCTGTTCGCCGCCGCGCAGGAGCCGTTCTCGCTGCAGTTCTACGAGGGCGCGCGGAACATGGCCAGGACGCTCGCGGCCGGGGTGACCACGGTCCGCGACGCGGCGGGTGCCGACCTCGGGATGCGCGTGGCGCAGGAACGCGGCCTGATTCCCGGGCCGCGCATGCAGATCTCGCTGAACATGCTGAGCCAGACCGGCGGGCACGGCGACCCGTGGTGGCCCTCCACGTGCGTGGTGGACCTGCTGCCGCCGCACCCGGGCCGCCCGCCGGTCATCGTGGACGGACCGGAGGAGATCCGGCGCAAGATCCGCGAACTGGTGCGTGCCGGCGCGGACGTCATCAAGGTCGCGACCAGCGGCGGGGTGGTGTCCAGCGGCGCCGGGCCGCGGATCCCGCACTTCCGCGACGACGAGATCGCCATGATGGTGACCGAGGCGTCGGCGGCCGGCCTGCACGTCATGGCGCACGCGCACGGCGAGGGCGCGAAAGCGGCGGTGCGCAACGGGGTCCGTTCGATCGAGCACGGGCACTTCCTGGACGACGAGACGCTGGAGATGATGGCCGCGCGGGGCACTTGGCTGGTGCCGACGCTCAGCGCGGGCGTCGGGCTGCGGCAGGCGGTCGAGGCGGGTGTACCCTACCCCGACCACATCGCCGAGAAGATCCGGCAGCGCTCCGGCGACAGCGTGCGGCGGGCCGTCGAGGCGGGCGTGCGGATCGCGATGGGCACCGATGCGCCGCTGTACCCGCACGGCGAGAACCTGCTGGAGCTGGAGCTGCTCGTCGAGCACGGCCTGTCCCCGGCCGGGGCCCTGCACGCCGCGACGCTGTCCGCCGCCGAGCTGATGGGGCTGGAGTCCACGCTCGGCTCGATCGCCCCGGGCAAGCGCGCGGACCTGGTGATCGTCGACGGTGACCCGCTCGACGTGCGGGACCTGGGCAAACGGATCCTGGCCGTGTACCAGGACGGCCGGGCCGTGCACGTGGCGGACCGGGACGTGCCGGACTGA
- a CDS encoding FAD-dependent monooxygenase — MSAYAGARAAVIGGSIGGLTTALLLRDLGFEVDVYERTPTPLDGRGGGIVLQPDTVRWFAERSTQNPEALSTATEYVQYLDRANGVVHRDRRRWTYTSWGTFYRALLADFGSEHYHLGQFACGVAQDEDQVTVRFVSGHRAEADLVVFADGITSIGRSLLDPGAQLEYSGYVGWRGTVPEHELTPATRELLGNAISYSVVPHSHITVYPIPGETGPSERLMNYVWYRNVPAGCELAEMLIDKRGFTGTVSIHPGQVQDRYVDEMRDTAAELLAPAAAEVVTRTAQPYIQVVSDVRASRMAQGRIALIGDAAAAARPHAAAGTAKAAADAWALAGALTDADGDVPAALRKWEPAQLELSARLLDRVKAMGARSQFHNTWTPGDPDLRFGLYGPGH; from the coding sequence ATGAGTGCCTACGCAGGCGCCCGCGCCGCCGTGATCGGCGGGTCGATCGGCGGGCTCACCACCGCGCTGCTGCTGCGCGACCTCGGGTTCGAGGTCGACGTGTACGAGCGCACCCCGACGCCGCTGGACGGCCGGGGCGGCGGGATCGTGCTGCAGCCGGACACCGTGCGCTGGTTCGCCGAGCGCAGCACGCAGAACCCGGAAGCGCTGTCCACCGCGACCGAGTACGTGCAGTACCTCGACCGCGCCAACGGCGTCGTCCACCGCGACCGCCGCCGCTGGACCTACACGTCCTGGGGCACCTTCTACCGGGCGCTGCTCGCCGACTTCGGCAGCGAGCACTACCACCTCGGCCAGTTCGCCTGCGGTGTCGCGCAGGACGAGGACCAGGTCACCGTCCGGTTCGTCTCCGGCCACCGTGCCGAGGCCGATCTGGTCGTGTTCGCCGACGGCATCACCTCGATCGGCCGGTCCCTGCTCGACCCCGGCGCGCAGCTGGAGTACTCCGGTTACGTCGGCTGGCGCGGCACGGTGCCCGAGCACGAACTCACGCCCGCGACGCGGGAACTGCTCGGCAACGCGATCTCCTACAGCGTGGTCCCGCACTCGCACATCACGGTGTACCCGATCCCCGGGGAGACCGGCCCGTCGGAGCGGCTGATGAACTACGTCTGGTACCGGAACGTGCCGGCCGGCTGTGAGCTGGCGGAGATGCTCATCGACAAGCGCGGCTTCACCGGTACGGTGTCCATCCACCCCGGACAGGTCCAGGACCGCTACGTCGACGAGATGCGGGACACGGCCGCGGAGCTGCTCGCGCCCGCCGCCGCCGAGGTGGTCACCCGCACCGCGCAGCCCTACATCCAGGTCGTGTCGGACGTCCGCGCCTCGCGGATGGCGCAGGGCCGGATCGCGTTGATCGGCGACGCCGCGGCCGCCGCGCGCCCGCACGCCGCCGCGGGCACCGCGAAGGCGGCCGCCGACGCCTGGGCGCTCGCCGGCGCGCTGACCGATGCCGACGGCGACGTCCCCGCAGCCCTGCGCAAATGGGAGCCCGCGCAGCTGGAACTGAGCGCCCGGCTGCTCGACCGCGTCAAGGCGATGGGCGCGCGCTCGCAGTTCCACAACACCTGGACGCCCGGGGACCCGGACCTGCGGTTCGGCCTCTACGGGCCCGGCCACTGA
- a CDS encoding helix-turn-helix domain-containing protein, protein MDEASELREWLGAIGALTAAVNAGQGLREVLDLVAATARELLGLDFCGVLVPDAARANLVIAGWSGLTEAYVARVNSDRPVRIEATADVGAPSSQAFLSGRPCAVSDISREQDFVWGGVAREQGYLSMLSVPLVTASGVIGTLNSYRSTVHEFGAEEVGRLQLLAEHAAIAITSARVLDDLRRQHDLVTRSERIHERLLRVAVQAGGVAGIAAALHDLLGRPVLVRDARGEELAAAGGPVAAGDAGPWSPRAELVRETGAHVVADVVLTGEVAARVWLPGGPLAPLDRRALEHASVVLSLELLRQRTALEVEQNLRGELLADLLAGADPSAPSVRDRAGLLGHDLTRPHRALVARAVAAGKPAPPGATQRAVAEATRLAAGVRPRPLVALYRGEVVALWPDGEPVDGFRRALVTARGVDDATVAVSAPAVNHAEAYRVARGALAVAAYAGQSGATITLDRLGVAGLLLQLGDPAPLCEYADRTLGGLVAYDRDHGTALLETLRVHLAAGLDRQATAAALTVHPNTVSQRLRRIEALSGLDLRSARDVVDAQSALVVLDVANGTHAEG, encoded by the coding sequence GTGGATGAGGCTTCCGAGTTGCGCGAGTGGCTGGGCGCGATCGGCGCCCTGACCGCGGCGGTGAACGCCGGTCAGGGGCTGCGTGAGGTGCTCGACCTGGTCGCGGCGACCGCGCGCGAGCTGCTCGGGCTCGACTTCTGCGGTGTCCTGGTGCCGGACGCCGCGCGGGCGAACCTGGTGATCGCCGGGTGGAGCGGACTGACCGAGGCCTACGTCGCCCGCGTCAACTCCGACCGGCCGGTGCGCATCGAGGCCACCGCCGACGTCGGGGCCCCGTCCAGCCAGGCGTTCCTGTCCGGCCGTCCATGCGCGGTCTCGGACATCTCGCGGGAGCAGGACTTCGTGTGGGGTGGTGTCGCCCGCGAGCAGGGCTACCTGTCGATGCTGTCGGTCCCGCTCGTCACGGCCTCCGGCGTGATCGGCACGCTCAACAGCTACCGCTCCACGGTGCACGAGTTCGGCGCCGAAGAGGTCGGCCGCCTCCAGCTGCTCGCCGAGCACGCCGCGATCGCGATCACCTCGGCGCGGGTGCTCGACGACCTGCGCCGCCAGCACGACCTGGTGACCCGGTCGGAGCGGATCCACGAGCGGCTGCTGCGTGTCGCGGTGCAGGCGGGCGGGGTCGCCGGGATCGCGGCCGCGCTGCACGACCTGCTGGGCAGGCCGGTGCTCGTCCGCGACGCGCGGGGCGAGGAGCTCGCCGCCGCGGGCGGCCCGGTGGCGGCCGGCGACGCCGGTCCGTGGTCACCGCGCGCCGAGCTGGTACGGGAGACCGGTGCGCACGTCGTCGCCGACGTCGTGCTGACCGGCGAGGTCGCCGCCCGGGTGTGGCTGCCCGGCGGGCCGCTCGCGCCGCTGGACCGCCGGGCCCTGGAGCACGCCTCGGTGGTGCTGTCGCTGGAACTGCTGCGGCAGCGGACCGCGCTGGAGGTGGAGCAGAACCTGCGTGGCGAGCTGCTGGCCGACCTGCTGGCCGGGGCGGACCCGTCGGCCCCGTCGGTGCGGGACCGCGCGGGCCTGCTGGGTCACGACCTGACCCGCCCGCACCGCGCGCTCGTCGCCCGGGCGGTCGCCGCCGGGAAACCGGCGCCGCCGGGCGCGACCCAGCGGGCGGTGGCGGAGGCGACCCGGCTCGCCGCCGGGGTCCGGCCGCGCCCGCTGGTGGCGCTGTATCGCGGCGAGGTGGTGGCCCTGTGGCCCGACGGCGAGCCCGTCGACGGCTTCCGCCGGGCGCTGGTCACCGCGCGCGGGGTCGACGACGCCACCGTCGCGGTGTCCGCGCCCGCCGTCAACCACGCCGAGGCCTACCGGGTCGCCCGCGGAGCACTCGCCGTCGCCGCCTACGCCGGGCAGTCGGGCGCCACGATCACGCTGGACCGGCTCGGCGTGGCCGGGTTGCTGCTCCAGCTCGGCGATCCCGCCCCGCTGTGCGAGTACGCCGACCGCACCCTGGGCGGGCTGGTCGCCTACGATCGCGACCACGGCACCGCCCTGCTGGAGACGCTGCGGGTGCACCTCGCCGCCGGGCTGGACCGGCAGGCCACCGCCGCGGCGCTCACCGTGCACCCGAACACCGTCAGTCAGCGGCTGCGCCGCATCGAGGCGCTCAGCGGTCTGGACCTGCGCTCGGCCCGCGACGTCGTGGACGCGCAGTCCGCGCTGGTGGTGCTCGACGTGGCGAACGGGACGCACGCCGAGGGGTGA
- a CDS encoding Lrp/AsnC family transcriptional regulator, with protein MHGNLDDIDERLVRALHEDGRASYETLARLVGLARSTTKARVQRLLGEGGLRLVGAIHPAVFGLHQLGHVTIETDGPAGPVARQVAELDEVSFVTTTAGRFAVTAELRTADLESFARGLARVQAVPGVRALQTMTYLRIWKDPYFPPGPLESPGPLAHIELDAHDHALLAHLRTDGRASFAELASVSGLSAGAARARVLRLLETGVVHVGALVRMTPLSRVHTMGFALDVNGDTEPVARKIAALDEIDCLATGIGWCGGIGTIRAGSLDDVLATLERVRGLPGVRTVEAWTHLRAIKEENDRALPLAE; from the coding sequence GTGCACGGGAACCTGGACGACATCGACGAGCGGCTCGTCCGCGCCCTGCACGAGGACGGCCGGGCCTCCTACGAGACGCTGGCCCGCCTGGTCGGGCTGGCCCGCTCCACCACCAAGGCCCGCGTGCAGCGCCTGCTCGGCGAGGGCGGGCTCCGGCTCGTCGGGGCGATCCACCCGGCGGTGTTCGGGCTGCACCAGCTCGGCCACGTGACCATCGAGACCGACGGCCCCGCCGGCCCGGTCGCGCGGCAGGTCGCCGAACTCGACGAGGTTTCGTTCGTCACCACCACCGCCGGGCGGTTCGCCGTCACCGCCGAGCTGCGCACCGCCGACCTGGAGTCCTTCGCCCGTGGCCTCGCGCGCGTGCAGGCCGTGCCGGGGGTGCGTGCGCTGCAGACGATGACCTACCTGCGCATCTGGAAGGACCCCTACTTCCCGCCCGGACCGCTGGAAAGCCCCGGCCCGCTCGCGCACATCGAGCTCGACGCGCACGACCACGCACTGCTGGCGCACCTGCGCACCGACGGCCGGGCCTCCTTCGCCGAGCTGGCGAGCGTCAGCGGCCTCTCCGCCGGGGCGGCGCGCGCCCGGGTGCTGCGGCTGCTGGAGACCGGGGTGGTCCACGTCGGCGCGCTGGTGCGCATGACGCCGCTCAGCCGGGTCCACACGATGGGGTTCGCGCTGGACGTCAACGGCGACACCGAGCCCGTGGCACGCAAGATCGCCGCGCTCGACGAGATCGACTGCCTGGCCACCGGGATCGGCTGGTGCGGCGGAATCGGCACCATCCGGGCCGGCTCACTGGACGACGTGCTCGCCACGCTGGAGCGGGTGCGTGGCCTGCCGGGCGTGCGGACGGTCGAGGCGTGGACGCACCTGCGCGCCATCAAGGAGGAGAACGACCGGGCGCTGCCACTGGCCGAATAG
- a CDS encoding aldehyde dehydrogenase family protein, whose translation MSTTTTSPTTAETGHARPILDPATGRVLDTVPDSTLDEVDAAVARARAAFLGGPWPALTRTERGRLLLRVADVVEGAAESLYRLETRNNGRPVTETRAQLSRVPEWFRYNAGLLAAQRDAVLPSDGPYLTYQRRAPLGVCGIITPFNHPLLILARSLSAALATGNTVVVKPSEITPLSTVALAGLVREAGVPDGVVNVVTGGREVGERLTGHPDIAKITLTGGTEAGRAAAVATAARFARVTAELGGKTPIVVFDDIDPEVAAEGAAFAAFVAAGQSCVAGSRFLVQRGSYERFVAALARRADAIRIGDPSDPRTQLGPLVSAAQRDKVLNLIGAGIAEGARLAAGGGAPDLPAPLDGGFFLRPTVLADATSEMRVAREEIFGPVAVVVPFDDEADAIAKANDNRFGLGAGIWTRDLARGHRVADRIAAGMVWINDHHRLEPSLPWGGIKESGTGRDAGSESFDDFTWIKTVVARTAADDVDWYGADTPGRLN comes from the coding sequence ATGTCGACGACGACCACCTCCCCCACCACCGCCGAGACCGGACACGCGCGGCCGATCCTCGACCCGGCCACCGGCCGGGTGCTCGACACGGTGCCGGACAGCACGCTCGACGAGGTCGACGCCGCCGTCGCCCGCGCCCGCGCGGCGTTCCTCGGCGGGCCGTGGCCGGCGCTGACCCGCACCGAACGCGGACGGCTGCTGCTGCGCGTCGCGGACGTCGTCGAAGGCGCCGCCGAGTCGCTGTACCGGCTGGAGACCCGCAACAACGGCCGTCCGGTGACCGAGACCCGCGCGCAGCTGTCCCGGGTGCCGGAGTGGTTCCGCTACAACGCCGGGCTGCTGGCCGCCCAGCGCGACGCGGTGCTGCCCTCGGACGGCCCGTACCTGACCTACCAGCGGCGCGCGCCGCTCGGCGTCTGCGGGATCATCACGCCCTTCAACCACCCGCTGCTCATCCTCGCCCGCAGCCTGTCCGCCGCCCTGGCGACCGGGAACACGGTGGTGGTCAAGCCCTCCGAGATCACGCCACTGTCCACTGTGGCCCTGGCCGGGCTGGTTCGCGAAGCCGGCGTCCCGGACGGCGTGGTGAACGTGGTGACCGGCGGCCGGGAGGTCGGCGAGCGCCTCACCGGTCACCCGGACATCGCCAAGATCACGCTCACCGGCGGCACCGAGGCCGGCCGGGCCGCGGCGGTGGCGACCGCCGCGCGGTTCGCCCGCGTCACCGCCGAACTGGGCGGCAAGACCCCGATCGTCGTGTTCGACGACATCGACCCCGAGGTGGCCGCGGAGGGCGCCGCGTTCGCCGCCTTCGTCGCGGCCGGACAGTCCTGTGTGGCCGGTTCCCGGTTCCTGGTGCAGCGCGGGAGCTACGAGCGCTTCGTCGCCGCGCTGGCCCGCCGCGCGGACGCGATCCGGATCGGCGACCCGTCCGACCCCCGCACCCAGCTCGGTCCCCTGGTCAGCGCCGCGCAGCGGGACAAGGTGCTGAACCTGATCGGCGCCGGGATCGCCGAGGGCGCCCGGCTCGCCGCGGGCGGCGGCGCGCCGGACCTGCCCGCGCCGCTGGACGGCGGGTTCTTCCTGCGGCCCACCGTGCTCGCCGACGCCACCAGCGAGATGCGGGTGGCGCGGGAGGAGATCTTCGGCCCGGTCGCCGTCGTCGTCCCGTTCGACGACGAGGCCGACGCCATCGCCAAGGCCAACGACAACCGCTTCGGCCTCGGCGCCGGGATCTGGACCCGCGACCTGGCCCGCGGCCACCGCGTCGCGGACCGGATCGCCGCGGGCATGGTCTGGATCAACGACCACCACCGCCTCGAACCGTCGCTGCCCTGGGGCGGCATCAAGGAATCCGGCACCGGGCGGGACGCCGGATCCGAGTCCTTCGACGACTTCACCTGGATCAAGACCGTCGTCGCCCGCACTGCCGCCGACGACGTCGACTGGTACGGCGCCGACACCCCCGGCCGCCTCAACTGA